The DNA region aatttaaaataattggatAAAAGTAAAATAGATAGGATCCGTATGGAAAACAATCATACACATGGCTTACCATGTGTTCTTATTTCACAAACACCATACGCACAGGCTGtttatgaaataaaacaaaagaagctCAACATCAAGGAATAAATTAATCATTTGTATATAGCTTTGAGGGAATCGAATTATCGAAAATAAAGGTTAAGAGCATAACTTGCCAAACATTCTGAGGTACATTGGTTAACTAAATACTTCAAATAAACACATGAACCTATTTGTGACATCTGCTAGTCAAATTTAGTTTAGATTATAGATTTGAGTTTTCATTTAGGATTGGGATTACGACAAGTTCAATCTAAATATGATCATCAAGCTTTGTGCTACCTACTAGACTATCTCTAGTGCTGTGGACGATAAGGGATCCTCTAAAGCTTTTCATCACATCTCTCCAAAAACGGTGCATCAACATTCAACAACAAATACAACATACCACTCGTCCAAAGAAGCAGCTCTCAAATCGAAAAAGAGAATAATACGAATAACAAATTGTGCAAAATTCATAGAAAGACACTCACAATCCCTAAAAATTGCAAGACTGTATGCAAACAAAAGACATAAATTATAAGGAGTCCCTACCAAAATTTTTCTATAGAGTTAAACAGACAACTTGAAACAACACAAATTCTCAGAAGCTAAAAACCCTCATGGAACTTTTCTCTTCAGAATCCCAAAAAAGAACATTAGTTTTTGTCCTCCGCCTCTTGCTTGCCAGCCTCTTCCTTGGCAGGTTCTTCCTTGTTAGCCTCTTCTACAGCTGCTTCCTCTTGCTGAGCTACAGCTGCTTCCTCTTGCTGAGCTTCCTCAGAGCTTTTAATgtacaaagacaaaacaatCCCATGTAAGAATACGCTAACACAAGTTTTTAACTTTCTGAGTACCAAGTCACACTAAGTAGAACAGGCATAGCCAATTAggcagaaaaaaacaaagacagAGCTAACAGAAGATTCAATTTGTAAGCCAAGAAAAAGTCTCATTTGACAACAACTTCAACGTGCTTTCAGCTATGAATGCATAAATGACACACCTAGGCACAGAAAAGCTAATGATATATCAGGAGAGTAGTCTCTTCTGTAACTAGTACAACAAACAATGCAGTGATGACCATAACCACAAACTAAGAGACCATAACCACAATGCATAAGCAGACAACAAGCAAGCAAAGCAAAATGAATCAAACCAAAAAGTTAACTAGTCAAAAGAAGAGACCTTTTTCTCCAACTTCCGTCAGTACGATCGTCCTTACGGCCGTTGCCAAGACCAAACCCCATCTTCCCAGGAGACCTCTCATCAGGCTTCTCAAcggcagcagcagcagcaacctCTTTCAGCTTGACAGCCTCGAGCTTCTCATCAATCTCTTTCCAGTCCTGTCCCTTCTCAGCCAAAACCTCCTCCCTAGGCCTCGCGTTCCCGAAAGGATTCGCCCCTTTAGGTCTCTCCACAATCACAGGCCTCTCTACAACAGCAACAGCCACCGGACTCTCCGGCTTCACTTCAACAACAGCCACAGGAAGCGTTCGCGGCTGTAACACCAATCTCGGCCGtgagccaccaccaccaccgccgaTCGGAGCTGGCGCAGTCTCCTCTCTCCTCCTCCCCCATGTATCCGAATCAGATCCGAACTGAGAATCGCGGTTTCTAGACAAGGACTCGAAGCTCCCTCGCTTCTCGAATCTATCTCCTCCGCCTCCGTTGCTGCTGGTGGGAACGAATCTGGGCTTAGAGGAGACCCAGCTATCGGCTTCATCAGCCTTGGACTGAGACTCGAAGAACCCTCCTCCTGGGCCTCGGTCCCTCCTCTCGAATCCGTCTCCACTTGGGCCTCGATCTCTCCTCTCGAACCCGTTTCCGTTTCCACCAAAGGCCTTCTTCCCGGCCCCCCAATCATCAGTCTCATCGGCCCGAGAAGGGCCCATATCCCTGCTGGACTCCCTGTCCCTGCCGAATCCTTTCCTCTCGCCGTCTTCGGAAGCCCTAGACGAGCCCCACCTGGAGGACGAGTCTTCTCTAGGTCCGTACCCCCGGAAACCGCCTCCGGGCCTAGATCTGTCGAGCTCCTCGGCGGTGCGCTCGCGGGGACCGGTTGGGAGAGAGACGAGCTCGGCCTGAGTGAGGCGCTCCGTCTGGGGAGACGGCGCCGCCGCCGCCTTGTAGGTGGAGAATTCGGCGAGGGATAGGGTCtggcccttcttcttcttagtttTGGTGGTGGCGGCGGCGGCTAGGGAGGGGAAGTCGGAGGAGGGGACGACGGTGTGATTAGAGAGGAGGgatgattgttgttgttgttgctggaGCTCGGCGGCGTCGTGCTCTTCGGCTTCGAGAGCCCAAGCGCCGGGTTTTGCCCAAACAGATGATACAGAAGCCGCCatgttctctcttcttctttgcttTTGCTTTGTGTGTGAATGAAtgaaaggttgtgtcttgttttCGTGAGAAACCCTTGGAAGCACGGATCCTTTTTATGTggactttattttttttgatccGACGGTTGTGAATTTATCAGATATAGACCGAGACAAATAAAACATTAGTTTAATTTAGGAGATTTGCgatttatttccttttcctGCAAGGtttggaaaaataaatttcCAATTTCATCATTCTTTTTGAGATAACCtcattcaaaattatataaataaaaatcaaaaggaAAAATTAACATTCAcacaattataaaaaagaatatgaaaggagatttttttctctaaaaaccCAATGTATTGTATAgagaaaaatctcaaaaataatACAACTATTACAGAACTATCAAGTATAcacaaaaagttatattttcCCCCCACTAGAGAGATAAGATTCTATGCCATttgatttgattcgattcgGACACCAACCTCGTTTCAGTTCAACAAAGAGACGGTCTTATTGAGGGTTTTACTTTCCTGACACTCAGGAGGACTGTACAACCTTACGAGATGCTCTTCGTTAAAGCTCTTCCCTGATTCCTGCCATCTCGCTCTACCTGAAGAAGCTTGTTCCTCTTCTCTCGTGGCATGAAGTATAACCGTTCCCGTTAGCACTGTGATGAATCCACATATCTCGGAGGCTATGCTCTCCGCGTCTTGCCCATACCAGTCCTGTAATAAACTCATATTTATTAACCCCTCTATTTTTTTTCCCTAACACATATTGTAACAGTATATATTTGCTCTCAAAATATTTACTTGTATCTACCTTAAACATAATCGCACTAGCAACAATTGTGAGGGTTGTGAACATCACATAATAGATTGGAGAAACTATTGCTGCGTTGAATGTGTCCAGCGCCTGGccaaaaacaaagaacaaacaaacacacataTTAAGCAAAAGTGCGTAAGACAAACATGACACAGATACAACAAGAAGTCCAAGTTCCATTCCTAACCTTGTTCAGGTATATCATTTGCGTAACGACACATATAGCTGCAACCATGAGAAAGAACCAAGTCTCTGGATACCAAACCTGGTTTACTCCCTCAAGTGTTAACTTTACTGCGATCCCTACAGCCTTTATGCTCATAACCTACTTAATCATAAAACACAACTTTAGACAAAGAGAAACGGGGAAATAGAGCTAAAAAAATGCTTTTGATTTATTCAAAAACTTACTGTGAGAGAACCCATCAATGAACAGATTCCGATATAAACAAGAACGTTGGTTTGGCCGCAGAGAGGTTCGCAGTAGAGAATCAAAGCCAGGACAATGGACATTGACGTGGCTACGTAAATTAGAAAAGctgtttcataaataaaaaaaaagggaacTAAGTTATGTTCCCCAGATAAACACACAATGTtcgttttgtgtgtgtgtgtaagagAAAGAGCGGGGAACCTGGTTGCATAGCTAGTGTCCAGATCGCTTGAACAGAGTTAGGAGTCTGCTCCTGAGGTGCGTGTATTACGATCATAACCGAGCCCACGATGCAGCAAACACAGCCCCAAACTCCCATTTTCTTAAGTTTCTCGTTTAACAGGAAGTGTGCCAAAACAGCACTAGTTGTGCAGGGAGGGAAAAAGAGAAGAGGTGAAGTAACGTTTAAGATAAAACAGTTCATGAGAAAGAAATAGTCATAATAACATGAACATACCTGATGATTATACTTAAAGCACCGAGAGGAGTAACTAGTACAGCGGGGGCATAAACGTAGGCTACAAAGTTTGCAATTTCTCCAAAAGTCACTGTAAAAATCCCCAACATTCAGAATGCGCATCTAGTTATAACTAAGAAAGAGAAGAGCAAATGGGTTAAGGACTCACTTGTGACCAAGCCAACCCACCAGAGTGGCTCTAACAAATAGGTATAACCTCCAATCCCTGCATCATAATCAAGCATAGTGTCATATCAATCCCAATTTATCAATCAAATGATAGAAACAATTTGCAAATTATTGGCGATGCACTTTAAGTAAGTAGAAAGATcggtatatattaaaatttatatgatcTGTATATGAGAGGACACTAGAATTGAATAGAAGCTTTAACCCCCCAGACAAAATCATTACCCTATCAAATATACTAATTCAACAGCACATAAAGCCAAACAAaaggaacaaaataaaaaattgcaaAAAAGAAGGGAGGACGAACGAACCAGCTCGGGTGCCATTAGCAGCAGCACGTTTGAGAcctttctttttcaaaatgaaACTGGAACCTATGAATACGCTCGACGCCACAGCTAATACCAAACCCATCTCATTGTCCGAcaccatttctttttttttttaattcgatccaagcttctctctttttttctaatttctatGGAAACAACGTCA from Raphanus sativus cultivar WK10039 chromosome 8, ASM80110v3, whole genome shotgun sequence includes:
- the LOC108822798 gene encoding eukaryotic translation initiation factor 4B3; translation: MAASVSSVWAKPGAWALEAEEHDAAELQQQQQQSSLLSNHTVVPSSDFPSLAAAATTKTKKKKGQTLSLAEFSTYKAAAAPSPQTERLTQAELVSLPTGPRERTAEELDRSRPGGGFRGYGPREDSSSRWGSSRASEDGERKGFGRDRESSRDMGPSRADETDDWGAGKKAFGGNGNGFERRDRGPSGDGFERRDRGPGGGFFESQSKADEADSWVSSKPRFVPTSSNGGGGDRFEKRGSFESLSRNRDSQFGSDSDTWGRRREETAPAPIGGGGGGSRPRLVLQPRTLPVAVVEVKPESPVAVAVVERPVIVERPKGANPFGNARPREEVLAEKGQDWKEIDEKLEAVKLKEVAAAAAVEKPDERSPGKMGFGLGNGRKDDRTDGSWRKSSEEAQQEEAAVAQQEEAAVEEANKEEPAKEEAGKQEAEDKN
- the LOC108818948 gene encoding probable magnesium transporter NIPA7, with product MVSDNEMGLVLAVASSVFIGSSFILKKKGLKRAAANGTRAGIGGYTYLLEPLWWVGLVTMTFGEIANFVAYVYAPAVLVTPLGALSIIISAVLAHFLLNEKLKKMGVWGCVCCIVGSVMIVIHAPQEQTPNSVQAIWTLAMQPAFLIYVATSMSIVLALILYCEPLCGQTNVLVYIGICSLMGSLTVMSIKAVGIAVKLTLEGVNQVWYPETWFFLMVAAICVVTQMIYLNKALDTFNAAIVSPIYYVMFTTLTIVASAIMFKDWYGQDAESIASEICGFITVLTGTVILHATREEEQASSGRARWQESGKSFNEEHLVRLYSPPECQESKTLNKTVSLLN